One segment of Macrotis lagotis isolate mMagLag1 chromosome 1, bilby.v1.9.chrom.fasta, whole genome shotgun sequence DNA contains the following:
- the LOC141510269 gene encoding immunoglobulin superfamily member 1-like, with translation MDVTFSCQGHLGTDRFQLWMGGEIREERNASWGLAEFVFKNVDDMRDARSYSCRSGQGSFWSEPSDPLTLVVTGLLPKPTAGISPGYEMTPGSTVTISCQISSQVPLQEYNFALLEATNLEPLETKSPGGTKAVFSFLSVRAEDTGGYRCIYYKKTAPHRGSHPSLIVHLTVNGKLPKPSLWAQSGLMISQGANITLWCSRPKQSPFEET, from the exons ATGGATGTGACCTTCAGCTGTCAGGGCCACTTGGGGACTGACAGATTCCAATTATGGATGGGTGGAGAGATTAGAGAGGAGAGGAATGCATCCTGGGGTCTGGCAGAGTTTGTATTCAAGAATGTGGACGACATGCGAGATGCAAGGAGTTACAGCTGCCGCTCTGGACAGGGGTCCTTCTGGTCAGAGCCCAGTGACCCCCTGACCCTGGTGGTGACAG GACTTCTCCCCAAACCCACTGCTGGAATCTCTCCTGGTTATGAAATGACTCCAGGGTCAACAGTGACCATCTCATGCCAAATCTCATCCCAGGTCCCCCTCCAGGAATATAACTTTGCCCTCTTGGAGGCCACGAACCTGGAGCCCTTGGAGACAAAGAGCCCTGGAGGGACGAAGgctgttttctcatttttgtctgtGAGGGCTGAGGACACTGGGGGTTACAGATGTATTTACTACAAGAAGACAGCTCCCCACAGAGGTTCACATCCTAGTCTGATTGTACATCTGACTGTGAATG GAAAACTCCCCAAGCCCTCTCTCTGGGCCCAATCTGGCCTGATGATATCCCAAGGAGCCAACATCACTCTCTGGTGCTCAAGGCCCAAGCAGTCTCCCTTTGAAGAG ACCTGA